One window from the genome of Borreliella garinii encodes:
- a CDS encoding BlyB family putative holin accessory protein, whose product MQNNTIGLGLNLLSSLTNIAKTDTNIDHNYINTFSRVIDFFYKTYIGSLKSMETTESMKIFKEIQDIVNCNIEIIEAISNSKNKRIISSLKAKRNKIMKEYVNALKRGENA is encoded by the coding sequence GCAAAATAATACTATTGGCTTAGGGCTTAATTTACTATCCAGCTTAACCAACATAGCTAAAACTGATACTAATATAGATCATAACTACATTAATACTTTTAGCAGGGTAATAGATTTTTTTTACAAAACATACATAGGATCACTAAAGTCTATGGAAACAACCGAATCAATGAAAATATTTAAAGAAATACAAGACATTGTGAACTGCAACATTGAGATAATAGAAGCTATTTCTAACAGCAAAAATAAAAGAATCATATCTTCACTAAAAGCAAAGCGTAATAAAATCATGAAAGAATATGTAAACGCTCTCAAAAGAGGTGAAAATGCTTAA